From one Salmo salar chromosome ssa09, Ssal_v3.1, whole genome shotgun sequence genomic stretch:
- the LOC106612359 gene encoding LOW QUALITY PROTEIN: probable tRNA methyltransferase 9B (The sequence of the model RefSeq protein was modified relative to this genomic sequence to represent the inferred CDS: substituted 1 base at 1 genomic stop codon) codes for MEDAATRLEREHVHSVYEKIAPYFNDSRYKAWPKVCQFLLEHEPGSIIADVGCGNGKYLHVNGSVFKLGCDVCLPLVDSARSQGHEVQLCDCLRLPYRDSCFDGVLSIAVIHDLSTKERRIRAIKEMARTLRVDGRIMIYVWAMEQTWRKFQKQDIFVPWNPNPPSPTLGREWSTPRWRGAAQSVSGRXLFTGKGVEHRKVKSTSFMLDEEMACSPQQSQRLWFFSRSLDSVFDFGSLTISRANDNHSPSTEKTSVSTALVQECGSMALPDLVTSYQMEHTEGPGQPGEREAGPPGDLKQDSSQSPQDSEGEPEAASCLRYYHVFQEGKLAELIKSHVEELHVLYSCFDHANWCVVAEKVQVWKI; via the exons ATGGAGGACGCTGCCACTCGGCTGGAGAGGGAGCATGTGCACAGCGTCTACGAGAAGATTGCTCCCTATTTTAACGACAGCCGCTACAAGGCCTGGCCCAAGGTGTGCCAGTTCCTACTGGAGCATGAACCTGGCAGTATCATCGCTGACGTGG GCTGTGGCAATGGCAAGTACCTGCACGTCAACGGCAGTGTGTTCAAGCTGGGCTGTGACGTGTGTCTCCCCCTTGTGGACTCAGCCCGTAGCCAGGGCCACGAGGTGCAGCTGTGTGACTGCCTCAGGCTGCCCTACAGGGACAGCTGCTTTGACGGCGTCCTTTCCATTGCAG TCATCCATGATCTGTCCACCAAAGAGCGTCGTATTCGAGCAATAAAAGAAATGGCAAGGACCCTGCGTGTGGACGGGCGCATCATGATCTACGTGTGGGCCATGGAGCAGACATGGCGGAAGTTTCAGAAGCAGGACATCTTCGTGCCCTGGAACCCCAACCCCCCATCCCCCACCCTGGGCAGGGAGTGGTCAACACCCCGGTGGAGGGGCGCAGCACAGAGTGTGAGCGGTAGGTAGCTATTTACGGGTAAGGGAG TTGAGCACAGGAAGGTGAAAAGCACATCGTTCATGCTGGATGAAGAGATGGCCTGCAGTCCCCAGCAGAGCCAGAGGCTGTGGTTCTTCTCGCGCTCCCTGGACTCAGTCTTTGACTTTGGCAGCCTGACCATCTCCAGGGCCAACGACAACCACTCCCCCTCCACAGAGAAGACCAGTGTCTCTACCGCCTTGGTCCAGGAGTGTGGCTCGATGGCCCTGCCTGATTTGGTCACCTCCTACCAGATGGAGCACACAGAGGGACCAGGGCAGCCAGGGGAGAGGGAAGCAGGCCCACCAGGAGACCTCAAACAGGACAGCAGTCAGAGCCCCCAGGACAGTGAAGGGGAGCCGGAGGCCGCCTCGTGTCTGCGCTATTACCACGTGTTCCAGGAGGGCAAGCTGGCGGAGCTGATCAAGAGCCACGTCGAAGAGCTCCACGTCCTTTACTCCTGCTTCGACCACGCCAACTGGTGCGTGGTGGCCGAGAAGGTCCAGGTTTGGAAGATATGA